The Kroppenstedtia pulmonis genome has a segment encoding these proteins:
- a CDS encoding VOC family protein: MEIQGLHAVVLIVRDLEKQKNFYRDVMGMQVEGDYGDAVFFRCGDQKLALFAYGHHDEGRKRLEGAEKGISHLEFVVDEKEQAEWDQRLRKAGYHAYGDNYQDEDGNLFHFVFR; this comes from the coding sequence TTGGAAATTCAAGGATTACACGCAGTCGTTTTAATCGTCCGGGATTTGGAGAAACAAAAAAACTTTTATCGGGATGTAATGGGGATGCAAGTGGAGGGCGATTACGGTGATGCTGTCTTCTTTCGTTGCGGTGATCAAAAACTCGCCCTTTTTGCTTATGGGCACCACGATGAAGGAAGGAAACGGTTAGAGGGAGCGGAGAAAGGAATTTCTCATTTGGAGTTTGTGGTGGATGAAAAAGAACAAGCAGAGTGGGATCAAAGGTTGAGAAAAGCTGGCTATCACGCATACGGTGACAATTATCAGGATGAGGATGGAAACTTGTTTCACTTTGTTTTTCGGTAG